A genomic stretch from Puntigrus tetrazona isolate hp1 chromosome 6, ASM1883169v1, whole genome shotgun sequence includes:
- the pacsin1b gene encoding protein kinase C and casein kinase substrate in neurons protein 1 → MSGAYDESAMSEETTDSFWEVGNYKRTVKRIEDGHRLCNDMMSCIQERAKIEKAYAQQLTDWSKRWRQLVERGPQYGTLERAWVALMTEAEKVSDLHQEVKNNLLNEDLEKVKNWQKEAYHKQMMGGFKETKEAEEGFRKAQKPWAKKLKELETAKKAYHMACKEEKIASTREANSKGEASVTSDQQKKLQEKLDKCKNDVQKAKEKYEKSLDELSKCTPQYMENMEVVFEQCQQFEEKRLNFLREVLLDIKRHLNLTESQSYAAVYRELERSIASASAQEDLKWFSNVHGPGMHMNWPQFEEFNPELSHSINKKEKVKRNHDGVTLTQVTHGVDQGTPQTANRGSVSSYEKNQQYSAEWSDDEQPPAAQSAGETNGGGNPFEEESKGVRVRALYDYEGQEQDELTFKAGEELTKLEDEDEQGWCKGRLDSGQLGLYPANYVEPV, encoded by the exons ATGTCGGGTGCCTACGATGAATCCGCCATGTCCGAAGAGACCACGGACAGTTTCTGGGAG GTTGGGAATTACAAGCGTACGGTAAAACGAATCGAAGACGGCCATCGACTCTGCAATGACATGATGAGTTGCATCCAGGAGCGTGCCAAGATCGAGAAGGCCTATGCCCAGCAGCTCACCGACTGGTCCAAGAGGTGGAGGCAGCTGGTGGAGAGAG GGCCGCAGTACGGGACTTTGGAGAGGGCCTGGGTCGCTCTGATGACAGAAGCAGAAAAGGTGAGCGACTTGCATCAGGAGGTGAAAAATAACCTGCTGAACGAGGACTTAGAGAAGGTGAAGAACTGGCAGAAGGAGGCCTACCACAAACAAATGATGGGCGGCTTCAAAGAAACCAAAGAGGCAGAAGAGGGTTTCAGGAAAGCCCAGAAACCTTGGGCCAAAAAACTCAAAGAG TTGGAAACCGCAAAGAAAGCGTACCACATGGCCTGCAAAGAAGAGAAAATTGCATCCACGAGGGAGGCCAATAGCAAAGGAGAGGCGTCAGTCACATCAGATCAGCAAAAGAAACTCCAGGAGAAATTGGACAAATGCAAAAACGACGTTCAAAAG GCCAAAGAGAAATACGAGAAGAGCCTTGATGAGCTCAGCAAGTGCACGCCGCAGTACATGGAGAACATGGAGGTGGTGTTCGAGCAGTGCCAGCAGTTCGAGGAGAAGAGGCTGAACTTCCTCCGGGAAGTGCTTCTGGATATCAAACGCCATCTTAACCTCACCGAGAGCCAAAG CTATGCTGCAGTCTACAGGGAACTAGAGCGAAGCATCGCCTCAGCCAGCGCTCAAGAAGACCTCAAGTGGTTCAGCAACGTCCACGGGCCAGGCATGCACATGAACTGGCCACAGTTTGAG GAGTTCAACCCAGAGCTGAGCCACTCCATCAATAAGAAAGAGAAGGTGAAGAGGAACCATGATGGAGTCACGCTGACTCAAGTCACGCACGGTGTGGATCAGGGCACGCCGCAGACGGCAAACCGGGGAAG CGTGAGCAGTTATGAGAAGAACCAGCAGTATTCTGCCGAATGGTCCGATGACGAGCAGCCGCCTGCAGCTCAGTCGGCCGGCGAAACGAACGGCGGAGGAAACCCGTTCGAAGAGGAGAGTAAAGGGGTGCGAGTGAGAGCGCTGTATGACTACGAGGGCCAAGAACAAGACGAGCTCACATTCAAAGCAG GAGAAGAGCTGACCAAACTGGAGGATGAGGACGAGCAGGGCTGGTGCAAAGGCCGGTTGGACAGCGGTCAGCTAGGCTTGTACCCAGCTAACTACGTCGAGCCCGTTTAG
- the LOC122346477 gene encoding SAM pointed domain-containing Ets transcription factor, whose product MASPVRIQSDSAVALQPPHSTGFAESSLLKREDGLEMVDHKARLDGSDRGHPGLYLSCFDMLFTEDAAWLVRVSDSSPPAGVGPRLEPCQEPEQCPVIDSPGLGASPLSPTLEEQVEERSLEQVQSLVVGEVLKDIETACKLLNITPDPMEWNCGNVQKWLLWTEHLYRLPQVGKAFQDLDGKDLCSMSEEDFRQRSPQCSETLHAHLDIWKSAAWMKERCSGGETRMREGEELWSEADSSCSGQPIHLWQFLRELLLKPHSYGRCIRWLNKEKGIFKIEDSAHVARLWGLRKNRPAMNYDKLSRSIRQYYKKGIIRKPDVSQRLVYQFVHPV is encoded by the exons ATGGCCAGTCCTGTCCGAATCCAGTCAGACAGCGCTGTTGCTCTTCAGCCGCCGCACTCCACGGGCTTCGCCGAGAGCTCCCTCCTTAAGCGAGAAGACGGCTTGGAGATGGTGGACCACAAAGCCCGCCTTGACGGCTCGGACCGAGGACATCCGGGACTCTATCTGTCGTGCTTCGACATGCTGTTCACCGAGGACGCCGCCTGGCTGGTGAGGGTCTCGGACTCGTCCCCACCCGCGGGGGTCGGGCCCAGGCTGGAGCCGTGTCAGGAGCCCGAGCAGTGTCCGGTGATCGACAGCCCCGGGCTGGGAGCCTCCCCGCTGTCTCCTACCCTGgaggagcaggtggaggagagATCCTTAGAACAGGTGCAAAGCCTGGTAGTGGGAGAGGTCCTGAAAGACATTGAGACCGCTTGTAAACTTCTCAACATCACACCAG ACCCCATGGAGTGGAACTGTGGGAACGTTCAGAAGTGGCTGTTGTGGACCGAGCATCTCTACAGGCTCCCGCAGGTGGGGAAGGCCTTCCAGGACCTGGACGGCAAAGATTTATGCTCCATGAGCGAGGAAGACTTCCGACAGCGTTCGCCTCAGTGCAGCGAAACTTTACACGCGCATCTGGATATATGGAAATCAG CCGCTTGGATGAAGGAGAGATGTTCGGGAGGAGAGACCAGGATGAGAG AAGGTGAAGAGCTGTGGTCTGAAGCGGATTCGTCTTGTTCTGGTCAGCCGATCCATCTGTGGCAGTTCCTCCGAGAACTGCTCCTCAAACCTCACAGTTACGGACGCTGCATCCGCTGGCTGAACAAAGAGAAAG GGATCTTCAAAATCGAAGACTCGGCTCACGTGGCGCGCCTCTGGGGCTTGAGGAAGAACCGTCCGGCTATGAACTATGACAAGCTCAGCCGCTCTATTCGACAGTACTATAAAAAGGGCATCATCCGCAAGCCAGATGTCTCGCAAAGACTGGTCTATCAGTTCGTCCATCCGGTGTAA